In the Helicobacter typhlonius genome, one interval contains:
- a CDS encoding RelA/SpoT family protein produces MDFFAQIAQINDIESAVAKLQTLAEITPKVQKAIDVSMDAHNGQLRRSGIPYVVHPLCVACIVAFYGGDETMLCAALLHDVVEDTFYSLEDVQKEFDWDVGHLVDALTKIVEIRNEELSSSPDDKLTASALSFRKMLLASIKDIRALVIKISDRMHNMLTLNALPPHKQKRISEETLMVYAPIAHRLGISSLKNELEDRSFFYIFPQEYEKIADYISENNQSITLKLNEFIQKVTTILLQNGFTQKDFVVESRVKRFYSIYLKMQRKGVSIDEILDLLAVRIIVPTSLECYKVLGLLHLQLTPVISRLKDYIAIPKENGYQTIHTTIFEGASIYEVQIRTFDMHKSAQYGVAAHWKYKSGGREPNLEWLNNLQYQNDTIEEFYELAKNDLYKEDMVVFSPAGDIYSLPVGAVALDFAYAVHSDIGDNAKEVFINHQKASLLQPLKNGDIVRVVVSQSGEKIPPRCTWLDAVKTSRAKNHIRIQCQTKLKEIDKKVALHILQTIFDSSTYTIMSYLKENRLDSNIHKAACDVSFLKEVKNSIRGNFAREANFLGKIKINMLKLKELSFDNIIVHTNRNINEVIFDYCCHPKYGDNILAIKSAQKAYIHHKMCERALGEIDQGSEMLFVQWASEQKTSYKMIIALENQRGVLANLCGILARNNCNILSVDYDVLKRQFSAYCEICFESKTIDVKALRDMLNKKYKIIELSNLKDAYLGQKG; encoded by the coding sequence TTGGACTTTTTCGCTCAGATTGCTCAAATCAACGATATAGAATCTGCTGTTGCTAAGCTTCAAACATTAGCAGAGATTACCCCAAAGGTGCAAAAGGCTATTGATGTATCAATGGACGCCCATAACGGACAGCTCCGCAGGAGTGGTATACCTTATGTAGTGCATCCACTTTGCGTGGCGTGTATCGTGGCGTTTTATGGTGGCGATGAAACAATGCTTTGTGCGGCATTATTGCACGATGTGGTAGAGGATACATTTTATTCGCTTGAAGATGTGCAGAAAGAGTTTGACTGGGATGTGGGGCATTTAGTCGATGCGCTAACAAAAATCGTGGAGATTCGCAATGAGGAGTTAAGTAGTAGCCCAGATGATAAGCTCACAGCCTCCGCTTTGAGTTTTAGAAAAATGCTCCTTGCCTCTATTAAGGATATTCGTGCTCTTGTGATTAAAATCAGTGATAGAATGCATAATATGCTAACGCTTAATGCACTCCCCCCACACAAGCAAAAGCGCATTTCCGAAGAAACGCTCATGGTATATGCGCCAATCGCTCATAGGCTTGGTATCTCATCACTCAAAAACGAGTTAGAAGATAGGAGTTTTTTTTATATTTTTCCCCAAGAATATGAGAAAATCGCAGATTACATCAGTGAAAACAATCAATCCATTACATTAAAACTCAATGAATTTATACAAAAGGTTACCACTATACTTTTACAAAATGGATTCACACAAAAAGATTTTGTTGTAGAAAGTCGTGTAAAGCGGTTTTATTCGATTTATCTCAAAATGCAGCGCAAGGGCGTGAGTATTGATGAAATCCTTGATTTATTAGCGGTGCGCATCATCGTGCCTACGAGCTTAGAGTGTTATAAGGTGCTTGGACTCTTGCATTTACAGCTTACGCCTGTAATTTCGCGCTTGAAAGACTATATCGCCATTCCTAAAGAAAATGGTTATCAAACAATCCATACGACCATATTTGAGGGTGCGAGCATCTATGAAGTTCAGATTCGCACTTTTGATATGCATAAGTCTGCGCAGTATGGCGTGGCAGCGCATTGGAAATATAAAAGTGGAGGGCGAGAGCCAAATTTAGAATGGCTCAATAATTTGCAGTATCAAAATGATACCATTGAGGAGTTTTATGAATTAGCTAAAAATGACTTATATAAAGAAGATATGGTGGTTTTCTCTCCTGCTGGAGATATTTATAGTCTCCCTGTGGGTGCCGTGGCACTTGATTTTGCCTATGCAGTGCATAGTGATATAGGCGATAATGCCAAAGAGGTTTTTATTAATCATCAAAAAGCTTCGTTGCTTCAGCCACTCAAAAATGGTGATATTGTGCGCGTGGTGGTATCACAAAGTGGTGAAAAGATCCCCCCGCGCTGCACTTGGCTTGATGCAGTAAAAACCTCTAGGGCAAAGAATCATATTAGAATCCAGTGTCAAACGAAGCTCAAGGAGATTGATAAAAAGGTGGCATTGCATATTTTGCAAACAATTTTTGATAGTTCCACATATACGATTATGAGCTATTTGAAAGAAAATAGACTAGATTCTAATATCCATAAAGCTGCCTGTGATGTGTCGTTTCTCAAAGAAGTAAAAAATAGCATTAGGGGTAATTTTGCGCGTGAGGCAAATTTTTTAGGCAAGATTAAAATTAATATGCTTAAGCTTAAAGAGCTTTCGTTTGATAATATCATCGTGCATACAAATCGCAATATTAACGAGGTCATTTTTGATTATTGTTGCCACCCCAAGTATGGTGACAATATTTTGGCGATTAAAAGTGCGCAGAAGGCATATATTCATCACAAAATGTGTGAGCGGGCGTTAGGCGAGATAGACCAAGGTAGCGAAATGCTTTTCGTGCAGTGGGCGAGTGAGCAAAAGACAAGCTATAAAATGATTATTGCGCTTGAAAATCAAAGGGGCGTTTTGGCAAATTTGTGTGGCATACTTGCAAGAAACAATTGCAATATTTTGAGTGTGGATTATGATGTGCTAAAAAGGCAGTTTTCGGCATATTGCGAGATATGTTTTGAAAGCAAGACGATTGATGTTAAGGCATTACGAGATATGCTCAATAAAAAATACAAAATTATTGAGCTAAGCAATCTTAAAGATGCGTATTTAGGGCAGAAAGGATAG
- the tyrS gene encoding tyrosine--tRNA ligase translates to MDIQTQEVMREISRGCVEFIGQEYIATLVERFLSTGQRFCVKAGFDPTAPDLHLGHTVLLQKLAIFQQYGGDVKFLIGDFTATIGDPSGKSETRKPLTREQVEANALTYKEQVFKVLNPAYTQVCFNSKWLSELGAAGMITLTSKFSVARMLERDDFTKRYNNNQPISMVEFMYPLLQGYDSVALNCDIELGGNDQKFNLLVGRHLQRAYGLDKEQSVMTMPLLEGLDGVQKMSKSLQNYIGVTESANTMYAKILSISDTMMWRYYELLSTLSLQEIERLKGEVDAGKIHPKVAKENLALEITARYHSADLAKKAKIEFDNVFSKDEIPTDLAVFTCSEGEWIAKVLVSAKLCESSSQAMRDIRSGALKINKEKVVDSNLKLSKGEYIVQIGKRRFAKVIIV, encoded by the coding sequence ATGGATATACAGACACAAGAGGTTATGCGGGAGATTTCGCGTGGCTGTGTGGAGTTTATAGGGCAAGAATATATTGCTACTTTAGTGGAGCGTTTTTTGAGCACAGGGCAAAGATTTTGTGTGAAGGCTGGATTTGATCCTACTGCTCCAGATTTGCATTTGGGGCACACTGTGCTTTTGCAAAAACTCGCCATTTTTCAGCAGTATGGTGGAGATGTGAAGTTTCTCATCGGTGATTTTACGGCGACTATTGGCGACCCAAGTGGCAAGAGTGAGACGAGGAAGCCTCTAACTAGGGAGCAAGTAGAAGCAAATGCGCTCACTTATAAAGAGCAGGTTTTTAAGGTGTTAAATCCTGCATACACACAGGTTTGTTTCAACTCTAAGTGGCTTAGTGAGTTGGGGGCAGCTGGTATGATTACGCTCACTTCTAAGTTTTCTGTCGCGCGTATGCTTGAGCGTGATGATTTTACCAAACGTTACAATAATAATCAACCCATTTCTATGGTGGAGTTTATGTATCCGCTTTTGCAAGGTTATGATTCTGTTGCTTTAAATTGTGATATTGAGCTAGGGGGCAATGACCAGAAGTTTAATCTTTTGGTTGGACGGCATTTGCAGAGGGCGTATGGCTTAGACAAAGAACAATCCGTAATGACAATGCCACTCCTTGAGGGGCTTGATGGTGTGCAAAAAATGAGTAAGTCTCTGCAAAATTATATCGGTGTTACAGAATCTGCCAATACGATGTATGCGAAGATTCTAAGCATTAGTGATACAATGATGTGGCGCTATTATGAGCTGCTTTCAACGCTTTCTTTACAAGAGATTGAGAGGCTAAAAGGGGAGGTCGATGCGGGTAAAATACACCCAAAAGTTGCAAAAGAGAATCTTGCTTTAGAAATAACTGCGCGCTACCACAGCGCAGATTTAGCAAAAAAAGCTAAAATAGAGTTTGATAATGTATTCAGTAAAGATGAAATCCCCACAGATTTGGCTGTATTTACTTGCAGCGAAGGCGAATGGATAGCTAAGGTGCTTGTAAGCGCAAAGCTATGTGAATCTAGCTCTCAAGCAATGAGGGATATTCGTTCCGGGGCATTGAAAATCAATAAGGAAAAGGTTGTAGATTCTAATCTCAAGCTTTCAAAAGGCGAATACATTGTGCAAATTGGCAAGAGACGCTTTGCAAAAGTGATTATTGTATAA
- a CDS encoding DNA-directed RNA polymerase subunit omega, whose amino-acid sequence MDTLRTEEIAAKALKRVNDDRYVLASLIFERVKELGEGAKPLIDADVKKDKLPDIAMREIAEGKIELTSIEDKE is encoded by the coding sequence ATGGATACATTACGGACAGAAGAAATTGCTGCAAAAGCACTAAAGCGCGTAAATGATGATAGATATGTGCTTGCAAGTCTCATATTTGAGCGTGTGAAAGAATTGGGAGAGGGTGCAAAACCTCTTATAGATGCAGATGTAAAAAAGGACAAGTTACCAGATATTGCTATGCGCGAGATTGCCGAGGGTAAGATAGAGCTTACCTCTATTGAGGATAAAGAATAG
- the pyrH gene encoding UMP kinase → MGYKRVLVKFSGEALSGDSGFGIDVKILEYIAGEIKTLVDNGVEVGIVIGGGNIIRGVSAAQGGIIRRTSGDYMGMLATIINAVAMQEALEYLGIDVRVQSALEIKEVCESYIYRRAIRHLEKARVVIFGAGTGNPFFTTDSAATLRAVEIGADVIIKATKVDGVYDKDPHKFSDAKMLDTISYDEALRDHIKVMDDTAIALAKDNKLPILVCNMFKKGNLLDLVKFDKGICSIVK, encoded by the coding sequence ATGGGCTATAAGCGTGTGTTGGTGAAATTTTCGGGTGAGGCATTATCGGGCGATAGTGGATTTGGCATTGATGTGAAGATTCTAGAATATATCGCGGGTGAGATTAAGACGCTTGTAGATAATGGTGTTGAGGTTGGCATAGTGATTGGCGGAGGGAATATTATACGAGGTGTGTCCGCCGCACAAGGGGGTATTATCCGTCGCACGAGTGGGGACTATATGGGAATGCTCGCGACCATTATCAACGCGGTGGCTATGCAGGAGGCTTTGGAATATTTGGGAATTGATGTGCGTGTGCAGAGTGCGCTAGAGATTAAGGAAGTGTGTGAAAGTTATATCTACCGCCGAGCGATTAGGCATTTGGAAAAGGCGCGAGTGGTGATTTTTGGCGCGGGGACAGGAAATCCATTTTTTACAACAGATAGTGCGGCTACTTTGCGTGCGGTGGAAATCGGCGCAGATGTGATTATCAAGGCGACAAAAGTTGATGGTGTGTATGATAAAGATCCTCATAAGTTTAGCGATGCAAAAATGCTTGATACAATCAGTTATGATGAGGCTTTGAGGGATCATATCAAGGTAATGGACGATACCGCAATCGCCCTTGCCAAGGATAATAAGCTACCTATTTTGGTATGCAATATGTTTAAAAAAGGCAATCTGCTTGACCTCGTGAAGTTTGATAAGGGTATTTGCTCAATTGTTAAATAA